The following are encoded in a window of Carboxydothermus pertinax genomic DNA:
- the grdD gene encoding glycine/sarcosine/betaine reductase complex component C subunit alpha — protein MEQVKKLIAEVLNEAAEVIATGRALKNIRVGITLLGSEHGVLEVLKGAEMAAQNLPGVEVVVIGPEDAETNLTKVVVSEEKESHKVMEKMLDAGELTAAVTMHYNFPIGTSTVGLVVTPARGRKMFIATTTGTSSPDRVEGMVKNALYGIAAAKAYGIKNPTVGILNVDGARQVERILKELQNRGYSIAFSESKRVDGGVVMRGNDLLAGTPDVMVCDSLTGNLLIKIFSAYTTGGSYEALGYGYGPGIGEGFNKIINIISRASGAPVIAGAIEYAAAMAQGRLVEVAQAEIAAAKKAGLLDLVKPVEKNEAVEEVKMPPKKPVAKEIAGIDVLELENVQKLLWQHGIYAETGMGCTGPIVLVAPDDLSQALKVLKENKVL, from the coding sequence ATGGAGCAGGTAAAAAAATTAATTGCGGAAGTGTTAAATGAAGCGGCGGAAGTTATAGCCACCGGGCGGGCTCTTAAAAACATCCGGGTAGGTATCACCCTTCTGGGCAGTGAACACGGGGTGCTTGAAGTGTTAAAAGGTGCCGAAATGGCCGCCCAAAATCTTCCCGGAGTTGAAGTGGTGGTTATTGGTCCAGAAGACGCGGAAACCAATCTTACTAAAGTAGTTGTAAGCGAAGAGAAGGAAAGCCACAAGGTCATGGAAAAGATGCTAGATGCTGGCGAGCTTACAGCAGCTGTTACCATGCATTATAACTTCCCCATCGGTACTTCCACCGTAGGCCTAGTGGTTACCCCAGCCCGGGGTCGGAAAATGTTTATTGCCACTACTACCGGCACCTCTTCTCCCGATAGAGTAGAAGGTATGGTTAAAAACGCCCTTTACGGCATTGCCGCAGCTAAAGCTTACGGAATTAAAAATCCAACGGTTGGCATATTAAATGTTGACGGTGCCCGGCAGGTAGAAAGAATTTTAAAAGAACTGCAAAACCGAGGCTACTCCATTGCTTTTAGTGAATCTAAACGGGTAGATGGCGGAGTAGTCATGCGAGGCAATGACCTTTTAGCCGGTACTCCCGACGTCATGGTTTGCGATAGCTTAACCGGCAACCTCTTAATTAAAATCTTCTCCGCCTACACCACCGGTGGAAGTTACGAGGCTTTAGGCTACGGCTACGGTCCGGGAATTGGAGAAGGCTTTAACAAAATAATTAATATCATTTCCCGGGCTTCAGGCGCCCCGGTAATTGCCGGTGCTATTGAATACGCCGCCGCCATGGCCCAGGGTAGACTTGTAGAAGTTGCTCAGGCAGAAATTGCAGCTGCTAAAAAAGCAGGACTGCTTGATTTAGTAAAACCTGTAGAGAAAAACGAAGCAGTAGAAGAGGTAAAAATGCCACCCAAAAAACCGGTTGCTAAAGAAATTGCCGGAATTGATGTTTTAGAATTGGAAAATGTCCAGAAGCTGTTATGGCAACACGGTATTTATGCCGAAACCGGCATGGGTTGCACCGGTCCTATCGTCCTTGTGGCCCCGGACGACTTAAGCCAGGCTCTTAAAGTTTTAAAGGAAAATAAAGTATTGTAG
- a CDS encoding DUF362 domain-containing protein, with amino-acid sequence MKVCAARCSSYHYPEIEAAVNEVFSEFGGIGAFIKPGERVLIKPNMLEGLPPERAVTTHPEVVRAVVRHVKKAGAIPLVGDSPGTGNTERVAGRCGIAQVCQEEGIELLPFAEAKDYSYPEGRTIKRFTLARELSEVDKVISVAKMKTHSFMGITGGIKNLFGFNVATTKAQYHLRMQKRDDFAAMLTDLALFIKPVFFLVDGVVGMEGNGPRNGKPKKAGVILGGDNGFAVDMVMTKMMGFEADKMPVARTALAWGVVAPLKEIDVTGSGKDLTFNFTPPDNIESLDGRIPSFLVRIFQNQFTARPVMNNNCTGCGRCARHCPPKAIKIENRRAVVDYEKCIRCYCCQELCPANAVELKEGFLMRLFSRKK; translated from the coding sequence ATGAAGGTATGTGCGGCAAGATGCAGTAGTTATCATTACCCGGAGATAGAAGCGGCAGTTAACGAGGTATTTTCCGAATTTGGCGGAATTGGGGCGTTTATTAAGCCCGGGGAGCGGGTCTTGATTAAGCCCAATATGCTGGAAGGGTTGCCGCCGGAGCGAGCGGTTACTACCCATCCGGAAGTTGTGCGGGCGGTAGTTCGCCATGTAAAAAAAGCCGGGGCTATTCCGCTGGTGGGGGATTCGCCGGGGACGGGGAATACCGAACGGGTTGCGGGAAGATGCGGGATTGCCCAGGTGTGCCAGGAAGAGGGGATAGAGCTTTTACCTTTTGCCGAGGCGAAAGATTATTCCTACCCCGAAGGTCGAACCATTAAAAGGTTTACACTGGCCAGGGAACTTTCCGAAGTAGATAAGGTTATATCGGTAGCTAAAATGAAAACTCATTCGTTTATGGGGATAACCGGTGGCATAAAAAATTTATTTGGCTTTAATGTTGCGACTACTAAGGCTCAATATCATTTGCGGATGCAAAAAAGGGATGATTTTGCGGCAATGCTAACGGATCTTGCCTTATTTATTAAACCGGTTTTCTTTTTGGTAGATGGAGTAGTAGGGATGGAAGGAAATGGGCCAAGAAACGGGAAACCCAAAAAGGCCGGGGTAATTTTAGGCGGTGACAATGGTTTTGCCGTAGATATGGTTATGACGAAGATGATGGGGTTTGAGGCGGATAAGATGCCGGTGGCAAGGACTGCTCTGGCCTGGGGGGTAGTGGCGCCGTTAAAGGAAATAGACGTTACCGGTAGCGGCAAAGATTTAACATTTAATTTTACACCTCCTGATAATATTGAATCGCTGGACGGACGGATTCCTTCGTTTTTAGTCCGAATCTTCCAAAATCAGTTTACGGCACGACCGGTAATGAATAATAACTGTACCGGCTGTGGCCGTTGTGCCCGGCACTGTCCACCAAAGGCCATAAAAATCGAGAATCGACGGGCGGTGGTGGATTACGAAAAGTGTATTCGCTGTTATTGCTGCCAGGAACTCTGCCCGGCCAATGCGGTTGAGTTAAAAGAAGGCTTTTTAATGCGGCTGTTTTCCAGGAAAAAGTAA
- a CDS encoding selenium metabolism-associated LysR family transcriptional regulator, translated as MLHSQLVIFKVVAETKNISTAAKRLHMSQPAISLQIQALENEVGVKLFERSNKGVRLTEAGQVFYQKVQDIIDRIHEAYELARDAGGEKKGKLYIGATLTIGEYVLPKLLAYFYKLYPEIEMRVKIANTDTIYHDLVEKNIDIGLIEGPIDDEELKVEKFWEDELVVVVPYHHLWGSKERLPVAELIKERLILREEGSGTRKVLEMALKELGLDINDLNVTMEFSSTQAIKEVVAAGLGVTIVSELTVRRDCDLKMFKKLSLLEAPIRRNLSFVLTKSSAHEKQKQLFINLLRNNELVAKLISQDPCDYVHPV; from the coding sequence ATGCTTCATTCGCAGCTTGTAATTTTTAAAGTGGTAGCTGAAACCAAAAATATTTCCACAGCCGCCAAAAGGCTTCACATGAGCCAGCCGGCAATTAGCTTGCAGATCCAGGCCTTGGAAAACGAGGTAGGTGTAAAGCTATTTGAGCGCTCCAATAAAGGGGTGCGCCTAACCGAGGCTGGACAAGTTTTTTACCAAAAAGTTCAGGACATTATAGATAGAATCCATGAAGCTTATGAACTGGCCAGAGATGCTGGTGGGGAAAAGAAAGGAAAACTTTATATTGGAGCTACGTTGACCATTGGCGAATATGTGCTGCCTAAGCTTTTAGCTTATTTTTATAAACTTTATCCGGAGATTGAGATGCGGGTGAAGATTGCCAACACCGATACCATTTATCATGACTTAGTGGAAAAAAACATTGATATTGGACTTATTGAGGGACCCATTGATGATGAGGAGCTTAAGGTGGAAAAGTTTTGGGAAGATGAGCTGGTGGTGGTAGTTCCCTACCACCATCTTTGGGGAAGTAAAGAGCGACTACCTGTGGCGGAGTTGATTAAAGAGCGGCTAATTTTGCGGGAGGAAGGGTCGGGAACAAGAAAAGTGCTGGAAATGGCCTTAAAGGAGCTGGGACTTGATATTAATGACTTAAACGTTACCATGGAGTTTAGCAGTACTCAAGCTATCAAGGAAGTTGTAGCAGCAGGGTTAGGGGTGACGATTGTTTCCGAGCTTACCGTGCGGCGGGATTGTGATTTGAAAATGTTTAAAAAACTAAGCCTGTTGGAAGCACCAATTAGAAGAAACCTATCCTTTGTTTTGACAAAAAGTTCTGCCCATGAGAAGCAAAAACAGCTATTCATAAACCTTTTAAGGAACAATGAACTTGTCGCCAAACTTATAAGCCAGGACCCTTGCGATTATGTACATCCGGTATAA
- a CDS encoding cobyrinate a,c-diamide synthase, whose amino-acid sequence MNQSGFVVAAASGRSGKTTITLGILRALAKRGIKVQPFKKGPDYIDSGWHTLAAGEQSRNLDLFLHGRDEVVRHYERYAKTSMLSVVEGNMGIFDGVDVIGSNSTAELAKLLNLPVLLVVDATRTTRTLAAVVRGLMEFDRDLKILGVVFNKVGSRRQIKLLEEVFSYYCPIKILGYMPKIKEKGAILERHLGLITCGEVEASHELLEYLAQIVEEHIDLEPLVSLANFKIETIDQSTTGTGEVKIGVFKNEAFCFYYPENLELLEKAGAKLIFINPFSEELPEDLGGLYIGGGFPELYLEKLARNTKLLNQVKKYSQKGMPVYAECGGLMYLCDKIVFKGSTHYMAGVIPAECQMTPKPQGHGYTEGEIIMKNPYFPLGYRLKGHEFHYSKLSLYMELTFGLNLQRGYGIIKGLDGFCYKNLFAAYTHFHALTYPQWAENFVKVAKNYRLKGGGNNASFAACNF is encoded by the coding sequence ATGAACCAAAGTGGTTTTGTAGTAGCTGCGGCAAGTGGAAGAAGCGGAAAAACTACAATTACTTTAGGGATATTACGAGCACTTGCTAAAAGAGGAATTAAAGTGCAACCGTTTAAAAAAGGTCCGGATTATATAGACTCAGGGTGGCATACTTTGGCGGCAGGAGAGCAGAGCCGAAACCTGGATCTTTTTTTACACGGCCGGGATGAAGTGGTTAGACATTATGAGCGTTATGCTAAGACTAGTATGCTTTCGGTAGTGGAAGGAAATATGGGGATTTTTGATGGTGTTGATGTTATAGGGTCAAACAGCACCGCAGAACTGGCAAAATTGTTAAATTTACCGGTGCTGCTGGTGGTAGATGCGACTAGAACTACCAGAACGTTGGCGGCAGTTGTTCGGGGGTTAATGGAGTTCGACCGGGATTTAAAAATTTTAGGCGTAGTGTTTAATAAAGTGGGTAGCCGGCGCCAGATTAAGCTTTTAGAAGAGGTGTTTAGCTACTACTGCCCAATTAAGATTTTAGGTTATATGCCCAAAATCAAAGAAAAAGGCGCAATATTGGAACGTCATCTTGGGCTTATTACTTGTGGAGAAGTCGAGGCTTCTCATGAACTTTTAGAATATTTAGCCCAGATAGTAGAGGAACACATTGACTTAGAACCGCTCGTTAGTTTGGCAAACTTTAAGATCGAAACCATTGATCAAAGCACTACTGGTACGGGTGAAGTTAAAATTGGGGTTTTTAAAAATGAAGCGTTTTGCTTTTATTACCCCGAAAATTTGGAATTGTTAGAAAAAGCTGGTGCCAAACTTATTTTTATAAATCCTTTTTCCGAGGAGTTGCCAGAGGATTTGGGAGGGTTATATATCGGAGGCGGTTTTCCGGAGCTTTACCTGGAAAAACTTGCCCGTAATACAAAACTTTTAAATCAGGTAAAAAAATATTCCCAAAAAGGCATGCCGGTTTATGCTGAATGCGGTGGTCTTATGTATTTATGTGATAAAATAGTTTTTAAAGGAAGCACCCATTATATGGCAGGCGTAATTCCGGCGGAATGCCAGATGACACCTAAGCCCCAGGGGCATGGTTATACCGAGGGAGAAATTATCATGAAAAACCCGTATTTTCCGCTGGGATACCGGTTAAAGGGACATGAATTTCATTATTCAAAACTTAGCCTCTATATGGAATTAACCTTTGGCTTAAACCTTCAAAGGGGTTATGGGATAATTAAAGGTCTAGATGGCTTTTGCTATAAAAACCTGTTTGCAGCATACACTCATTTTCACGCCTTAACTTATCCCCAGTGGGCAGAAAATTTTGTTAAAGTAGCTAAAAACTACCGGTTAAAAGGTGGGGGGAATAATGCTTCATTCGCAGCTTGTAATTTTTAA
- a CDS encoding YeiH family protein, with protein MGEKSQNLSWLPKKEALPGIIVCAVIAALAYLTNTFVYGKISPLMYAFLYSIILGNVIKLPKSFSAGILWCSSSWLRFSIAMLGLTISALAWLQLGIVGVIQVLIVIAFALFFGVWFGRKMGLSPELSILMGAGCSICGATAIAAVGPVIKAKDEELGIAVAAVTVFGLIAMILYPFLFQSTALGDFLHKSQIAFGMWAGTGIHETAQVIPAGAQVGEKAAAMALVAKSVRIFSIGPVVLLCAYIFNRIKGSNAAGTKQVRLGIPSFAIFFVLFSLINSLLLYLPSTKTAWKDFYTAVHYADVIKVFLAVAFAGVGFKVHYSSIQKLGVKSFVVGMIVSVAVGVLALLLVKFIYMPYSGI; from the coding sequence ATGGGTGAAAAAAGTCAAAACTTATCCTGGTTGCCAAAGAAGGAAGCGTTGCCCGGAATCATTGTATGTGCTGTGATTGCAGCTTTGGCTTATCTCACCAATACTTTTGTTTACGGTAAAATCAGTCCTTTAATGTATGCTTTTCTCTATTCAATTATTTTAGGTAATGTAATTAAACTACCTAAATCGTTTAGTGCGGGCATTCTCTGGTGCTCAAGTAGCTGGCTACGATTTTCTATAGCCATGCTGGGTTTGACAATTAGCGCTTTGGCATGGTTGCAATTAGGTATTGTGGGAGTAATTCAAGTGCTTATTGTAATTGCTTTTGCGCTCTTTTTTGGAGTTTGGTTTGGGCGTAAGATGGGTTTAAGTCCTGAGTTGTCTATTTTAATGGGAGCTGGATGTTCCATCTGTGGTGCTACGGCAATTGCAGCTGTTGGACCGGTTATTAAAGCAAAGGACGAAGAACTAGGTATTGCCGTAGCAGCGGTTACTGTCTTTGGGTTAATAGCCATGATCCTTTATCCATTTTTGTTTCAGTCTACTGCTTTAGGTGATTTCTTGCATAAATCCCAGATTGCTTTTGGTATGTGGGCAGGCACTGGAATTCATGAGACGGCCCAGGTCATTCCAGCGGGTGCCCAGGTAGGGGAAAAAGCTGCGGCCATGGCTTTAGTTGCCAAGTCAGTCCGTATTTTTTCTATAGGGCCTGTTGTCTTGTTATGTGCTTATATTTTTAACCGGATTAAAGGTAGCAATGCTGCGGGAACGAAACAAGTGCGGTTGGGTATTCCTTCTTTTGCGATATTTTTCGTCTTATTCAGTTTAATTAATTCCCTGCTTCTTTACCTTCCTTCCACCAAGACGGCATGGAAGGATTTTTACACCGCCGTCCATTATGCTGATGTAATAAAAGTGTTCTTGGCGGTGGCTTTTGCGGGCGTTGGATTTAAGGTTCATTACAGCTCTATTCAAAAATTGGGGGTTAAATCATTTGTGGTCGGCATGATAGTCTCGGTTGCGGTAGGGGTACTGGCTTTGTTGTTAGTTAAGTTTATTTATATGCCCTATAGCGGTATTTAA
- a CDS encoding TusE/DsrC/DsvC family sulfur relay protein → MAQIEIDGLVLNVDEDGFIEDPSIWNEEIAKALAKTEDVPELTEDHWKVINYIRNYYLQYQIAPMIRKLCKDTGFSLKEIYELFPSGPAKGACKIAGLPKPTGCV, encoded by the coding sequence ATGGCACAAATTGAAATTGACGGCTTAGTTTTAAATGTGGACGAGGATGGGTTTATTGAAGACCCCTCTATCTGGAATGAGGAGATTGCTAAAGCTTTAGCCAAAACAGAAGACGTGCCGGAACTTACCGAAGATCATTGGAAAGTGATTAACTACATCCGTAACTATTATCTTCAGTACCAAATCGCTCCAATGATTAGAAAGCTCTGCAAAGATACTGGTTTTAGCTTAAAAGAAATTTATGAACTTTTCCCATCTGGTCCCGCTAAAGGCGCCTGTAAAATTGCTGGGCTTCCCAAACCTACGGGGTGCGTGTAA
- a CDS encoding (Fe-S)-binding protein gives MNAPQKAKDLAPLPYRLLDDEEKVRKLVALIREKAAESRMFKLAMECCTKCGACINACHSYLGTEDPYNIPTKRADLVRSVYKQEVMPLSGVLGKVAGGIGVSPELLEKWFTYFYQCNQCRRCALVCPFGIDTAEVTIMARQILAELGMVPRFTVGIVKNMANTGNNMGITKPALLDSSEFLEEEMYEETGIKIRIPVDEEADVMYVPSSADFFVNTNTMIGVAKMYHAAGIKWTIPSEIIEAANFGLFFDEKVMKEHNRRLLDCAKKLKAKKIVQGECGHGWRAARMYTEGLNGPVDVEIRHIHEEAAYFIAKGIIKVDPEKNGDVIYTYHDPCNLARAGDIIEEPRFILRHVVKNFVEMTPNREENFCCGAGSGLLMEEIMETRMKLGKIKAEQVKKTGAGYVVAPCSICKAQLPLVFEYYKLPVEMSGLMDLVGKAIIL, from the coding sequence ATGAATGCTCCGCAGAAAGCAAAAGACCTCGCCCCGCTACCCTATCGCCTTTTGGATGACGAGGAAAAGGTGCGAAAATTGGTGGCTTTAATTCGAGAAAAAGCCGCCGAGAGCCGAATGTTTAAACTTGCTATGGAATGTTGTACCAAATGCGGTGCGTGCATAAATGCCTGTCACTCGTACCTGGGAACTGAGGATCCTTATAATATACCGACCAAACGAGCCGATTTAGTGCGAAGTGTTTATAAGCAGGAAGTAATGCCACTATCAGGGGTTTTAGGGAAAGTGGCCGGGGGCATTGGGGTTAGTCCGGAGCTTCTGGAAAAATGGTTTACTTATTTTTACCAGTGTAACCAGTGCCGACGGTGTGCTCTGGTCTGCCCCTTTGGGATTGATACCGCTGAAGTTACGATAATGGCGAGGCAAATATTGGCAGAACTGGGGATGGTGCCGCGATTTACTGTTGGTATTGTCAAAAATATGGCCAATACCGGCAACAACATGGGGATTACCAAACCGGCCCTGTTAGATAGCTCTGAATTCCTTGAAGAAGAAATGTACGAAGAGACGGGTATAAAAATCCGCATTCCGGTTGATGAAGAGGCGGATGTTATGTATGTACCTTCTTCAGCGGACTTTTTTGTCAATACCAATACGATGATTGGTGTGGCCAAAATGTATCATGCAGCCGGTATCAAGTGGACTATTCCCAGTGAAATAATTGAAGCAGCTAACTTTGGCCTTTTCTTTGACGAAAAAGTGATGAAAGAGCACAATCGACGACTTTTAGATTGTGCCAAAAAATTAAAAGCTAAAAAGATTGTTCAGGGTGAATGCGGCCACGGCTGGCGGGCTGCCCGAATGTATACTGAAGGGTTAAACGGCCCTGTTGACGTGGAAATTCGCCATATTCATGAAGAAGCAGCGTATTTTATTGCCAAAGGGATTATAAAAGTTGATCCGGAGAAAAATGGCGATGTGATATACACCTACCACGACCCCTGTAATTTAGCCCGGGCAGGGGATATTATTGAGGAACCGCGCTTTATCCTGCGCCATGTAGTTAAAAATTTCGTGGAAATGACTCCAAACCGGGAGGAAAACTTCTGCTGCGGTGCCGGTTCCGGGCTCTTAATGGAAGAAATAATGGAAACTCGGATGAAGCTTGGTAAGATTAAAGCCGAACAGGTGAAAAAGACCGGCGCTGGCTATGTAGTAGCTCCCTGTTCCATTTGCAAAGCCCAATTACCACTGGTGTTTGAGTATTACAAGCTACCGGTGGAAATGTCGGGACTTATGGATTTGGTTGGAAAAGCAATTATTTTATAA
- a CDS encoding respiratory nitrate reductase subunit gamma, with amino-acid sequence MKHFVAGVLPYLTFLILVFGLIYRIRGWYASKVKYQLNLFPVPSTPSGEVLKEILFFKTLYRFERPLWVMSYGFHLGIFLIVIGHIAGIAFAGHQFTLLGATPEQSEKLSFAFGMLAGTLAFFGALALLLRRLSGQVKQVSDPWDYLDILLILTIVTTGNAMRTLAPVELFTIKKYFADLFSLRPINYDLPGAFILHYFFGQILLMYLPFSKLLHLAGGLINKAITLTGDGKTKLIWLSKGGGK; translated from the coding sequence TTGAAACATTTTGTTGCTGGAGTACTTCCTTATCTGACATTTTTAATACTGGTATTTGGGCTTATTTACCGGATAAGAGGTTGGTATGCCTCAAAAGTGAAGTATCAATTAAACCTTTTTCCGGTACCCAGTACGCCTTCAGGCGAAGTCCTTAAAGAAATCCTTTTCTTTAAAACCCTGTATCGCTTTGAGCGCCCGCTATGGGTGATGTCCTACGGATTTCACCTGGGGATATTCTTGATAGTTATCGGGCATATAGCCGGGATAGCCTTTGCCGGGCACCAGTTTACGCTGTTAGGCGCAACTCCGGAACAGAGCGAAAAGCTATCCTTTGCCTTTGGCATGCTTGCCGGCACCCTGGCCTTTTTTGGAGCATTAGCCCTTCTTTTAAGGCGGCTCTCCGGCCAGGTTAAACAAGTTTCCGATCCGTGGGATTATCTTGATATACTATTAATTTTAACAATTGTTACCACCGGCAATGCCATGCGGACACTGGCGCCGGTAGAGCTTTTTACCATAAAAAAATATTTTGCCGATTTATTTAGCTTAAGACCAATTAACTATGATCTTCCCGGGGCTTTTATCCTCCATTATTTCTTTGGACAAATCTTATTAATGTACCTTCCTTTTTCTAAACTATTACACCTGGCGGGAGGGCTTATTAATAAAGCAATTACCTTAACCGGTGACGGCAAGACAAAGCTTATTTGGCTTTCGAAAGGGGGAGGCAAATAA
- a CDS encoding 4Fe-4S binding protein codes for MFMVNVDLDKCSGCGSCAEACPARLFELKGDKVEIVSDPSECMGCETCTTSCPTGAVTIQEL; via the coding sequence ATGTTTATGGTTAATGTCGATCTCGATAAATGCAGCGGTTGCGGTTCCTGTGCAGAGGCCTGTCCGGCAAGATTGTTTGAATTAAAGGGCGATAAGGTGGAAATAGTTTCGGATCCCTCGGAGTGTATGGGTTGTGAAACCTGCACTACTTCCTGCCCGACCGGGGCCGTTACCATTCAAGAACTTTAA
- a CDS encoding (Fe-S)-binding protein, whose protein sequence is MNTQKAVEFLKGRLNKKLIASLEVCAHCGICKDSCHYYRATKDPVHTPAYKAEKLRKIYRRYFTPTGKLLPGLVGAQDFDEEYARELKDIAFGSCTMCRRCTINCPMGIDTGLIVRTARAMLAAINMVPQSLKAGVDLTIESGNNMGVTREEFLETIEWLEEQLQDELGDSKAKIPVDKRGARVLYMTIPLEVKVYPLSFIALAKIFYAAREDWTVSSKMFDATNLALFSGEDELARLHAQRLRDATVELGVKVLAMTECGHGFRAMRWEAENWLGEKFPFEVKHVVELIHEYIMSGRIKLEPARNNKPVTYHDPCNLARNGGIYKEPREILARVVTDFREMSPNGVENLCCGGGGGMLAMTDYAKSRIAAGKPKADQIMATGAKEVVAPCHNCLVQLQDLKKHYKIPANITALSEVVANALVLPGDENK, encoded by the coding sequence ATGAATACCCAAAAAGCAGTGGAGTTTTTAAAAGGCAGGTTAAATAAAAAATTAATTGCCAGCTTAGAAGTGTGTGCGCACTGTGGCATTTGCAAAGACAGCTGCCACTATTATCGAGCGACTAAGGATCCCGTCCATACGCCGGCCTATAAAGCGGAAAAACTTAGGAAAATTTACCGGCGGTATTTTACCCCGACTGGAAAATTATTGCCCGGCCTGGTGGGAGCGCAGGATTTTGATGAGGAATACGCCCGGGAGTTAAAGGATATTGCCTTTGGTAGCTGTACCATGTGCCGGCGGTGTACCATAAACTGTCCCATGGGTATAGATACCGGGTTAATTGTCAGAACAGCCCGGGCCATGCTGGCAGCAATTAACATGGTACCCCAGAGCTTGAAGGCGGGAGTAGACCTGACTATTGAGTCCGGGAATAATATGGGGGTTACCCGGGAGGAGTTTTTAGAAACAATAGAGTGGCTGGAAGAACAGCTTCAGGACGAGCTTGGGGACTCCAAGGCGAAAATCCCGGTGGATAAAAGGGGTGCCCGGGTGTTGTACATGACGATACCCCTGGAAGTTAAGGTTTATCCTCTTTCCTTTATTGCTCTGGCAAAAATCTTCTATGCTGCCAGGGAAGATTGGACCGTTTCCAGCAAAATGTTTGATGCTACTAATTTGGCATTGTTCTCCGGTGAAGACGAATTGGCAAGGCTTCATGCCCAAAGGCTTAGAGATGCCACTGTAGAGCTTGGGGTAAAGGTACTGGCGATGACCGAATGTGGACATGGCTTTAGGGCCATGCGCTGGGAAGCGGAAAACTGGCTGGGCGAAAAATTCCCCTTTGAGGTAAAGCATGTGGTGGAATTGATCCATGAGTATATTATGTCCGGCCGAATAAAACTTGAACCAGCGCGGAATAACAAGCCGGTAACCTACCATGACCCGTGCAATTTAGCTAGAAACGGTGGTATTTATAAGGAGCCAAGAGAAATCTTAGCAAGGGTAGTCACTGATTTTAGAGAAATGAGCCCAAACGGGGTGGAAAACCTCTGTTGCGGTGGTGGTGGAGGGATGCTGGCCATGACCGATTATGCTAAATCCAGGATAGCAGCGGGTAAACCCAAAGCAGACCAAATAATGGCTACCGGAGCTAAAGAGGTGGTTGCACCCTGCCACAACTGCCTGGTTCAGTTGCAGGATCTTAAAAAACATTACAAAATTCCTGCAAATATTACTGCTTTGTCGGAAGTCGTTGCTAACGCCCTGGTGTTACCCGGGGATGAGAATAAGTAA
- the cobA gene encoding uroporphyrinogen-III C-methyltransferase, whose product MPGFVYLVGAGPGDPELITVKGLNLIKKADVIVYDRLVNPLLLTYAREDAELIFAGKAPNHHEYLQEEINKLLVEKALAGKTVVRLKGGDPFVFGRGGEEALVLVRHGISFEVVPGITSAVAVPAYAGIPVTHREVAASFCVITGNEDPNKKESQINWEKVALATDTLVVLMGMKNLPQIVANLLKYGRSPQTPVAVIRLGTRAEQTTVTGCLQDIEEKVKKANLKHPVVIVVGETVKLRDQLNWFETKKLKTEGVIR is encoded by the coding sequence ATGCCTGGTTTTGTGTACCTGGTGGGGGCCGGACCTGGAGATCCGGAGCTTATAACTGTAAAAGGTTTAAACCTTATAAAAAAAGCGGATGTTATAGTCTACGACCGCTTGGTAAATCCCCTGCTCTTAACCTATGCCCGAGAAGATGCGGAACTTATTTTTGCCGGAAAAGCTCCGAATCATCATGAATACCTCCAGGAAGAGATTAACAAGCTTTTAGTGGAAAAAGCCCTGGCGGGCAAAACTGTAGTGCGTTTAAAAGGCGGTGATCCCTTTGTTTTCGGACGGGGGGGTGAAGAAGCCTTAGTGCTTGTCCGGCATGGTATTTCTTTTGAGGTGGTGCCGGGAATAACATCGGCTGTTGCCGTTCCGGCCTATGCAGGGATTCCGGTAACCCATCGGGAAGTAGCAGCTTCTTTTTGCGTAATAACCGGTAATGAGGACCCAAATAAAAAAGAAAGTCAAATTAACTGGGAAAAAGTGGCTTTGGCGACGGATACGCTGGTAGTGTTAATGGGAATGAAAAATTTACCTCAAATAGTAGCCAACCTACTGAAGTATGGCCGCTCTCCCCAAACACCCGTTGCGGTAATCAGGCTTGGGACCCGAGCAGAGCAGACGACAGTTACTGGGTGTCTTCAAGATATTGAAGAAAAGGTAAAAAAGGCTAACTTAAAACACCCGGTAGTTATTGTGGTGGGGGAGACGGTTAAACTTCGGGATCAACTTAACTGGTTTGAGACAAAAAAGTTAAAGACTGAAGGTGTAATACGATGA
- a CDS encoding FaeA/PapI family transcriptional regulator has translation MEELKQKIIDYLKTIEKAKNKEVAQALGVSKAEVDKAVTELAKEDKIEFLYLGTSYIKLKV, from the coding sequence GTGGAAGAGTTAAAGCAAAAAATAATTGATTATCTAAAAACGATAGAAAAGGCAAAAAACAAAGAAGTGGCTCAAGCTTTAGGAGTTTCCAAGGCAGAAGTAGATAAAGCAGTTACCGAATTAGCCAAGGAAGATAAAATCGAGTTTCTTTATCTCGGGACTTCTTATATTAAGTTAAAAGTTTAG